From a region of the Zingiber officinale cultivar Zhangliang chromosome 4B, Zo_v1.1, whole genome shotgun sequence genome:
- the LOC121976869 gene encoding uncharacterized protein LOC121976869, with the protein MKTIVEVVQLCHCQGVIHRDLEPENFLFANKKENSPLKAIDFGLSIFFQPKTAQGVAQAILVVRRSLKLFNSNKERRGKKKPTWKVVKGPRQPNAKQCEFYVMKFMREIIEGNATSEKDSLSSMSFGQHGRELITSEVAWQLLSVLAKECNMQRVDLMFIHKLLDNLVVKTLSVVLEFWKFFSHVQILELCEIFILCLQFMQYLLQFSFFLYFIFFFDKFCLIFLL; encoded by the exons ATGAAGACCATTGTTGAGGTCGTGCAGCTCTGCCATTGCCAAGGGGTGATCCATCGAGACCTCGAGCCAGAGAATTTCTTGTTTGCAAACAAGAAGGAGAACTCGCCCTTGAAGGCAATTGACTTTGGGTTGTCAATATTCTTCCAGCCTA AAACTGCACAGGGAGTTGCACAAGCAATTCTTGTTGTACGAAGGagcttgaaattgttcaattcgaACAAGGAAAGGAGAGGAAAAAAGAAGCCTACGTGGAAAGTTGTAAAG ggtcctcgACAACCTAATGCGAAACAATGTGAgttttatgtgatgaaatttatgagagaaattattgaaggaaatgctACCAGCGAGAAGGATTCACTTAgctcaatg AGCTTTGGACAGCATGGGAGAGAACTTATTACCTCTGAGGTAGCTTGGCAACTACTTTCTGTTTTAGCCAAAGAATGTAATATGCAAAGAGTGGATCTTATGTTCATCCACAAACTGCTGGATAACCTTGTCGTAAAG ACATTGAGTGTTGTCCTGGAATTTTGGAAATTCTTCTCTCATGTCCAGATATTAGAGCTATGTGAAATATTTATTCTCTGTTTACAGTTCATGCAGTACTTACTACAATtctcttttttcttatattttatatttttctttgataagttttgtttaatttttctcttatAG